The Halotia branconii CENA392 region GCCATTAGTAATGAAGAACGGGCTTTGATTCGTCGGGTAATTATAGAAAGTACAAATGAAATTTTTGGTATTGACTCGCGGAATACAGAAGTTACTTTTAAAAATATCAACAACATCACAGATCCAGATAAAACGCAAGCACAAGTCGCTTTCTTTATTTTGGGTTCTGGAGATGTTTCGATGGAATTACGTCGTCAGTTGCTAGATTTAGCTACTCAAAGCATTACACAATCTTTAAAAGAATATGGTATTGCATTTGATATAGAAGAACCAACAATTTATGTCGATTCGCCGATTACAATTTAGAGATGATAAATGATATTTCACAGTATATTCTCAGATTTCTGCAACGTGATAGCACAATATTAGCCTTATCTAAATTTGGCATTTTTCTATTTTTCATTCTTCTCTCTATATTTATTGGACGATATACACCGACATTAGTACGAATTATCATTCGACGCTTTGCACCGCAGCAAGTCGCCAGTATCTACAATAATTTAATTGACCCTATTAGAAATTTATTTAGAATAGCTGGTACTTCAATTCTTATTTCGTTATCTTTGATATGGATTGTAGAGTATACATCTATCTACAAATTTATTTCTCTCATTATAGATTTAGCTGTTATTGTCAGCGTTGCTTGGTTGGCTTCTCGGCTATTTCGGCAATTTATTCGAGTTTATGGCATTGAATTAGTCAGAAAATTAGGTAGAGAAGTAGATGAATTACTGTTAGTGTTTGAAACCCTAGCAAATGTGATTATCGGATTTGTTGCTATAGTTAGTTTTGCTCAAAGTCAGCAATTTAATTTAATTGGTCTATTAACTGGTTTAGGAATTGGTGGATTAGCTGTGGCTTTTGCAGCGCAAAAAACACTAGAACAGTTGCTAGGCACTATTGTATTGTATTTGGATCGGCCTTTTGTACCTGGGGAATATATTCGTTTACAAAGATCTCAACAAATCCCAGAAGGTTTATTTGGAAGAGTTGAGTCTATTGGTATCCGTTCAACTAAGATTCGTACCTCTGCTAAAAGTACATTATTTATTATTCCTAATTCGATATTGGCAAACTTAGAAATTGAGAATATTACACGAGGTAAAAAAGTTATGGTTTTACTTTACCTCGATTTTTTGAATGTTCTACAAGAAAGAGAACAAGCTTTAGTTCAACAGGTGATTATCGAAAGTACCAACTCGTTGTTTGGTATTGACCCAGGAAGTACTAGTATTACATTTTTAAGTAACAACGATCACAAGCAGACAACTCGCAGCAGAGTGTCGTTTTTTATTTTGGGTTCTAGTGAAAACTCTCTGCAACTGCGTAAACGTTTATTAGAACTAGCAAATGAAAAAATCTCCAAAAAGCTAGGTCTTGATGGAATTGAGTTCACATTGCAAGAACCAACTATTTATGTAGAATCACCTATCACTATTTAAAATGCAGTGGGTGCGATCGCCATTAATTGAAAGAGATTGTAACGCACACTCAATTGAGCCTGATCATCGCCTTCAATAATCATGTCGTTGTCTTGCCACATTTGCTCCCACGCCGCAATATGAGCTGCTAATAAAGTGGCATATCTGGCTTCATCGGCTAGCTTTTGGATAGCTGCTGCTATGGGGATATCTGTATCTTGTGATGTATATAAGGTGACAATCTTTTCTACAGTTATTGTTTTTCCTGGAACGGATTGCAAGGTAGTTGATAGTCTTGAAGAATCAGTAGCATTCTTTGCATGTATAAATGCAGTGTCGTCTTCCACTACCAATTTCGCGGCCATCCCCAGTTGAAGGTTTGAATGTATTGTTTGAGTTTGTAACCAAAGAATTTGCTCTACCCCTCCTTGATTTAAGATTCGCCAATGTTGGCTTTGAGTATCTAGGTTAGTATCAAATCCAGTTTCAACTTTAATATCACCTGCAAAATTGATGGATGTGATTTGACAACGAATTACCGAAACGTGTTGATCTGCCAAACTAGCAAAACGCTCAAAGTGGAAATCCAAAGTATGACCTTTTGGAGAACGCCAACGGACATCACGGCTAACTATACCTACACGCAAATCCAGGCGACGTTCATAATTGATGATTTCTCCAGAATCCATACTAAAGCGATCGCCTGCCAATGTCACCACCAATGGTAGCC contains the following coding sequences:
- a CDS encoding mechanosensitive ion channel family protein: MINDISQYILRFLQRDSTILALSKFGIFLFFILLSIFIGRYTPTLVRIIIRRFAPQQVASIYNNLIDPIRNLFRIAGTSILISLSLIWIVEYTSIYKFISLIIDLAVIVSVAWLASRLFRQFIRVYGIELVRKLGREVDELLLVFETLANVIIGFVAIVSFAQSQQFNLIGLLTGLGIGGLAVAFAAQKTLEQLLGTIVLYLDRPFVPGEYIRLQRSQQIPEGLFGRVESIGIRSTKIRTSAKSTLFIIPNSILANLEIENITRGKKVMVLLYLDFLNVLQEREQALVQQVIIESTNSLFGIDPGSTSITFLSNNDHKQTTRSRVSFFILGSSENSLQLRKRLLELANEKISKKLGLDGIEFTLQEPTIYVESPITI